A region from the Rhodamnia argentea isolate NSW1041297 chromosome 7, ASM2092103v1, whole genome shotgun sequence genome encodes:
- the LOC115728637 gene encoding LOW QUALITY PROTEIN: protein STABILIZED1 (The sequence of the model RefSeq protein was modified relative to this genomic sequence to represent the inferred CDS: deleted 1 base in 1 codon), protein MVFVLTPSGKTLCFDLNPSTTTLQGLKQSIHEKSQIPASLQRLISSSNLRLLGADESLLLSQLGVGSSSTLTLHFPLRGGMQAPGVRPPAPGLDFLNSKPPPNYVAGLGRGATGFTTRSDIGPARAAPDLPDRSATTIGGAAAGAPVGAGRGRGKPSEEEEEDEGEEKGYDENQKFDEFEGNDVGLFASAEYDEDDKEADAVWEAIDKRMDSRRKDRREARLKQEIEKYRASNPKITEQFADLKRKLHTMSAQEWDSIPEIGDYSLRNKKKRFESFVPVPDTLLEKARQEQEHVTALDPKSRAAGGTETPWSQTPVTDLTAVGEGRGTVLSLKLDRLSDSVSGLTVVDPKGYLTDLKSMKITSDAEISDIKKARLLLKSVTQTNPKHPPGWIAAARLEEVAGKIQAARQLIQKGCEECPKSEDVWIEACRLASPDEAKAVIAKGVKSIPTSVKLWMQAAKLEHDELNKSRVLRKGLENIPDSVRLWKALVELSNEENARILLHRAVESCPLHVELWLALARLETYDSAKKVLNRARERLPKEPAIWITAAKLEEANGNTSMVGKIIERGIRALQREGVVIDRELWMKEAEAAERAGSVTTCQAIIHNTIGIGVEEEDRKRTWVADAEECKKRGSIETARAIYAHALTVFLTKKSIWLKAAQLEKSHGTKESLDALLRKAVTYRPQAEVLWLMGAKEKWLAGDVPAARAILQEAYAAIPNSEEIWLAAFKLEFENNEPERARMLLAKARERGGTERVWMKSAIVEREMGNTEEERRLLDEGLKRFPSFFKLWLMLGQLEERLGHLERAKEVYESGLKHCSSCIPLWISLAKLEEKTNGLSKARAVLTLARKKNSAKDELWLAAIHAESRHGNKKEADILMAKALQECPASGILWAASIEMAPRPQRKTKTADAFKKCNNDAHVFVALAKLFWHDRKVDKARTWLNRAVTLKPDVGDFWALYYKFELQHGTDDTQKDVLMRCVAAEPKYGEKWQVISKAAENSHQPTEAILKKVVVALGKEEAENSKQ, encoded by the exons ATGGTGTTCGTTCTCACCCCCAGCGGCAAGACGCTGTGCTTCGACCTAAACCCTAGCACCACCACCCTCCAGGGTCTCAAGCAGTCGATCCACGAGAAATCCCAAATCCCTGCTTCTCTCCAACGCCTGATCTCTTCCTCCAACCTCCGATTGCTCGGCGCCGACGagtccctcctcctctctcagcTCGGCGTCGGATCGAGCTCCACTCTGACCCTCCACTTCCCCTTGCGAGGAGGCATGCAGGCCCCTGGGGTC CGCCCACCCGCCCCCGGCCTCGACTTCCTCAACTCCAAGCCGCCTCCGAATTACGTGGCCGGTCTCGGCCGTGGCGCCACCGGGTTCACCACCCGGTCCGATATCGGGCCGGCCCGCGCTGCCCCCGACTTGCCCGACCGGTCCGCCACCACTATTGGTGGGGCGGCGGCTGGGGCCCCTGTAGGTGCCGGCCGCGGGAGGGGGAAGCCCagcgaggaagaggaggaagatgagggCGAGGAGAAAGGGTACGACGAGAACCAGAAGTTTGATGAGTTCGAAGGAAATGATGTGGGGCTTTTTGCTTCGGCGGAGTATGATGAAGACGACAAGGAAGCTGATGCGGTTTGGGAAGCTATCGACAAGCGGATGGATTCTCGAAGGAAGGATAGGAGGGAGGCGAGATTGAAGCAGGAGATTGAGAAGTATCGGGCCTCGAATCCGAAGATTACCGAGCAGTTTGCTGATTTGAAGAGGAAGCTGCATACCATGTCTGCTCAGGAGTGGGACAGCATACCTGAAATAGGGGATTATTCGttgaggaacaagaagaagcgGTTTGAGAGCTTTGTTCCTGTGCCCGACACTCTCTTGGAGAAGGCTAGACAAGAGCAGGAGCATGTTACGGCTTTGGACCCTAAGAGTAGAGCAGCAGGAGGGACTGAGACGCCTTGGTCTCAGACCCCGGTAACCGATTTGACCGCAGTGGGTGAAGGAAGAGGTACTGTTCTGTCGTTAAAGCTAGATAGGTTATCTGATTCAGTGTCGGGTTTAACTGTTGTCGATCCAAAGGGGTACTTGACTGATTTAAAGAGCATGAAGATTACTAGTGATGCTGAGATATCTGATATAAAGAAGGCAAGGTTATTGCTGAAGAGTGTTACACAGACAAACCCAAAACACCCACCGGGTTGGATTGCGGCTGCGAGGCTAGAGGAGGTGGCGGGGAAGATTCAGGCTGCTAGGCAATTGATACAGAAAGGGTGTGAGGAATGTCCAAAAAGTGAGGATGTGTGGATTGAGGCGTGCCGGCTTGCCAGCCCTGACGAGGCGAAGGCAGTGATTGCCAAAGGAGTTAAATCAATTCCAACTTCTGTTAAGTTATGGATGCAAGCTGCAAAATTGGAGCATGATGAACTGAATAAGAGTAGGGTGTTAAGGAAAGGGTTAGAAAATATACCTGACTCAGTTAGGCTGTGGAAGGCCCTCGTAGAGCTCTCGAACGAGGAAAATGCCAGGATATTGCTCCACAGGGCAGTGGAGTCTTGCCCATTGCACGTTGAGCTGTGGCTTGCGCTGGCCAGGTTGGAGACATATGATAGTGCGAAGAAGGTGCTTAATAGGGCAAGAGAAAGGTTGCCCAAGGAGCCTGCGATATGGATCACTGCAGCAAAGTTGGAAGAAGCTAATGGAAATACTTCCATGGTTGGAAAGATCATTGAGAGAGGTATTAGGGCTTTGCAGAGGGAGGGTGTGGTGATTGATAGGGAGCTTTGGATGAAGGAGGCTGAGGCTGCCGAGAGGGCTGGATCTGTCACGACATGCCAGGCAATTATTCACAATACCATTGGGATTGGGGTGGAAGAAGAGGATAGGAAGAGGACATGGGTTGCTGATGCTGAGGAGTGCAAGAAAAGAGGTTCCATTGAGACTGCTAGAGCTATATATGCTCATGCTCTCACAGTATTCTTGACGAAGAAGAGCATTTGGCTCAAAGCAGCACAGCTAGAAAAGAGTCATGGAACGAAAGAATCTCTGGATGCTTTACTCCGCAAAGCCGTCACTTACAGGCCACAGGCTGAGGTTTTGTGGCTTATGGGTGCTAAGGAGAAGTGGCTTGCCGGAGATGTGCCAGCTGCCCGAGCAATTCTTCAAGAAGCTTATGCTGCTATTCCTAATTCTGAGGAGATCTGGTTAGCAGCCTTCAAGCTTGAATTCGAGAACAATGAGCCTGAGCGAGCAAGAATGCTACTTGCTAAGGCACGAGAAAGGGGAGGGACAGAGAGAGTGTGGATGAAGTCTGCCATTGTCGAAAGAGAAATGGGCAACactgaagaagagaggaggttGTTAGACGAAGGGTTGAAGCGCTTCCCCTCATTCTTTAAGCTGTGGCTGATGCTAGGCCAGCTTGAAGAGCGACTTGGTCACTTAGAACGTGCTAAGGAAGTATATGAATCAGGATTGAAGCACTGTTCTAGTTGTATACCTCTGTGGATTTCTCTAGCTAAACTAGAGGAGAAGACAAATGGGCTAAGCAAAGCTCGTGCAGTTCTTACATTAGCCAGGAAGAAGAATTCTGCAAAGGATGAGCTCTGGCTTGCTGCCATTCATGCTGAATCTAGACATGGAAATAAGAAGGAAGCTGATATATTGATGGCAAAGGCATTGCAAGAGTGTCCCGCCAGTGGCATTCTCTGGGCCGCATCAATTGAGATGGCTCCTCGTCCCCAACGCAAAACCAAGACTGCGGATGCTTTTAAGAAATGTAATAATGACGCACATGTTTTCGTTGCTCTTGCGAAATTGTTCTGGCATGATAGGAAAGTGGACAAGGCTAGAACCTGGCTGAATAGGGCTGTGACCCTTAAACCTGATGTTGGGGATTTTTGGGCATTGTATTACAAATTTGAACTTCAACATGGGACGGATGATACCCAAAAAGATGTGTTGATGAGATGTGTTGCGGCGGAACCCAAATATGGTGAGAAATGGCAAGTAATCTCAAAGGCAGCCGAGAATTCGCACCAGCCAACGGAAGCCATCTTGAAGAAAGTGGTGGTAGCTCT
- the LOC115731838 gene encoding probable polyol transporter 4 isoform X2 yields the protein MGLVGEETGGTDSLGIIGKNNKYKRMGSEVDDDDDDDDFDDNLIHYQRQLEKRKSTGRYVIACAVFASLNNVLLGYDVGVMSGAILFIQEDLKITEVQEEVLIGCLSIISLFGSLAGGRTSDVIGRKWTMALAAVVFQVGAAVMTFAPSFEVLMIGRFLAGVGIGLGVMIAPVYIAEISPTVSRGSLTSFPEIFINLGILLGYVSNYAFKGLSVHISWRVMLAVGILPSVFIGAALFIIPESPRWLVMQNRVDEARSVLLKTNENESEVEERLAEILLAAGVGNNAEKHEEKAVWRELLSPSPSLLRMLITGFGIQCFQQITGIDATVYYSPEIFKHAGIKGNSNLLAATVAVGVTKTAFIIVAIILIDRLGRKPLLYISTIGMTVCLFSVGTTLALLKEGPASVTMAILSVCGNVAFFSVGIGPVCWVLTSEIFPLRLRAQAAALGAVGNRVCSGIVAMSFLSVSRAITVAGTFYIFSAISALSVVFVYALVPETKGKSLEQIGSLFDNQTDWKGGEVEMGDVEHLVQKK from the exons atggGATTGGTGGGAGAAGAAACTGGGGGTACAGATTCACTGGGAATTATTGGCAAGAACAACAAGTACAAGAGGATGGGTTCGGaggtcgacgacgacgacgacgacgacgactttGACGACAACTTGATTCATTACCAGCGTCAGctggaaaaaaggaagagcacCGGGAGATATGTTATTGCCTGTGCGGTCTTTGCATCTCTCAACAATGTTCTTCTCGGCTATG ACGTCGGAGTCATGAGCGGGGCAATTTTATTTATTCAGGAAGATCTGAAAATAACCGAGGTTCAAGAAGAAGTTCTCATTGGTTGTTTGAGCATCATCTCTCTTTTCGGTAGCTTAGCCGGGGGCAGAACATCAGATGTTATCGGTAGAAAATGGACCATGGCTCTAGCAGCTGTTGTCTTTCAAGTCGGTGCCGCTGTTATGACATTTGCTCCTTCTTTTGAAGTGTTAATGATTGGAAGGTTCTTGGCTGGGGTCGGGATCGGACTAGGAGTCATGATTGCTCCTGTTTACATCGCTGAGATTTCCCCCACTGTCAGTCGGGGTTCTCTCACTTCGTTTCCTGAGATCTTCATAAACCTCGGGATTTTACTGGGTTACGTCTCGAACTATGCATTTAAAGGCCTCTCAGTACACATCAGTTGGAGGGTTATGCTCGCCGTTGGGATTTTGCCCTCTGTCTTCATTGGCGCTGCCCTTTTCATAATCCCTGAGTCGCCGAGATGGTTGGTGATGCAGAACCGAGTTGACGAAGCGAGGTCGGTGCTgctaaaaacaaatgaaaatgagagtgaggtgGAAGAGAGACTCGCAGAAATACTATTAGCTGCTGGAGTTGGTAATAACGCAGAGAAGCATGAAGAGAAAGCTGTGTGGCGCGAACTGCTGAGCCCTTCTCCTTCCCTGCTGCGGATGCTCATCACGGGATTTGGCATACAGTGTTTCCAGCAGATCACGGGCATCGATGCCACTGTTTATTACAGCCCTGAAATCTTCAAACATGCTGGAATAAAGGGCAATTCCAATCTCCTAGCGGCAACCGTCGCAGTCGGGGTCACGAAGACTGCATTTATAATAGTAGCTATCATTCTCATCGACAGACTCGGAAGAAAGCCTTTGCTGTATATTAGCACTATTGGTATGACAGTTTGTTTATTCAGCGTGGGCACAACTCTTGCTTTGCTGAAAGAAGGACCAGCCAGTGTCACGATGGCAATCCTTTCGGTCTGTGGTAACGTAGCTTTCTTCTCCGTGGGCATTGGACCGGTATGTTGGGTATTGACATCAGAGATCTTTCCTTTAAGGCTGCGTGCTCAAGCGGCTGCACTCGGTGCCGTGGGTAATAGGGTGTGCAGCGGGATCGTGGCAATGTCCTTCCTCTCAGTTTCCCGAGCAATCACAGTGGCCGGCACATTTTACATCTTTTCGGCAATTTCTGCGCTGTCTGTCGTGTTTGTTTACGCACTTGTTCCGGAAACGAAAGGGAAATCCTTGGAGCAGATTGGATCCCTATTCGACAACCAAACCGACTGGAAAGGAGGTGAAGTCGAGATGGGAGATGTCGAGCATCTCGTGCAGAAAAAATAA